Proteins encoded together in one Saccopteryx leptura isolate mSacLep1 chromosome 7, mSacLep1_pri_phased_curated, whole genome shotgun sequence window:
- the B3GNT7 gene encoding UDP-GlcNAc:betaGal beta-1,3-N-acetylglucosaminyltransferase 7: MSLGKRIVYKSVCLSLALLVAVAVFQRSLTPNQFLQGPPPPTPGPQKAQKPSGHLMNPIDFWKRSKDLVTPLPRASQGSQTWDVTTTNCSANVNLTHQSWFQSLEPHFQKFLLYRHCRYFPMLLNHPEKCSGDVYLLVVIKSVITQHDRREAIRQTWGLERESAGRGRGATRTLFLLGTASKQEERAHYQQLLAYEDRLYGDILQWDFLDSFFNLTLKEIHFLKWLDIYCPNVRFVFKGDDDVFVNPTNLLEFLADRSPQEDLFVGDVLQHARPIRRKDNKYYIPGALYSKASYPPYAGGGGFLMAGGLARRLRHACDTVELYPIDDVFLGMCLEVLGVRPTAHEGFKTFGISRNRNSRMNKEPCFFRSMLVVHKLLPAELLTMWRLVHGNLTCSRKLQVL, from the exons ATGTCTCTAGG gaagAGAATCGTCTACAAGAGTGTGTGCCTGTCCCTGGCCCTGCTTGTGGCCGTAGCAGTATTCCAGCGCAGTCTGACCCCCAACCAGTTTCTGCAAGGGCCCCCGCCACCCACTCCAGGGCCACAGAAGGCCCAGAAACCGAGTGGACACCTGATGAACCCTATTGATTTCTGGAAGAGATCAAAGGATTTGGTCACCCCCCTGCCCAGGGCCTCACAGGGGTCTCAGACCTGGGATGTGACCACCACTAACTGCTCAGCCAATGTCAACTTGACCCACCAGTCCTGGTTTCAGAGCTTAGAGCCACACTTCCAAAAGTTTCTGCTCTATCGCCATTGCCGCTACTTCCCCATGCTGCTGAACCACCCGGAAAAGTGCAGTGGTGACGTCTACCTGCTGGTGGTCATCAAGTCAGTCATCACACAGCATGACCGGCGGGAGGCCATCCGCCAGACCTGGGGCCTCGAGCGGGAGTCGGCAGGCAGGGGCCGCGGTGCCACGCGCACCCTCTTCCTGCTGGGCACAGCCTCTAAGCAGGAGGAGCGGGCCCACTACCAGCAGCTGCTTGCCTATGAGGACCGTCTCTATGGCGACATCCTGCAGTGGGACTTTCTTGACAGCTTCTTCAACCTGACCCTCAAGGAGATCCACTTTCTCAAGTGGCTTGACATCTACTGCCCCAACGTCCGCTTCGTCTTTAAGGGCGATGACGACGTCTTCGTCAACCCCACCAACCTGCTAGAATTTCTGGCTGACCGGAGTCCACAGGAAGACCTGTTCGTGGGGGACGTCCTGCAGCACGCGCGGCCCATCCGCAGGAAGGACAACAAGTACTACATCCCCGGGGCTCTGTACAGCAAGGCCAGCTACCCGCCCTACGCCGGGGGAGGCGGCTTCCTGATGGCCGGAGGCCTGGCCAGGCGCCTGCGCCACGCCTGCGACACCGTGGAGCTCTATCCCATCGACGACGTCTTCCTGGGCATGTGCCTGGAGGTGCTGGGCGTGCGGCCCACGGCCCACGAGGGCTTCAAGACGTTCGGCATCTCGCGGAACCGCAACAGCCGCATGAACAAGGAGCCGTGCTTTTTCCGCTCCATGCTGGTCGTCCACAAGCTGCTGCCCGCTGAGCTGCTGACCATGTGGAGGCTGGTGCATGGCAACCTCACCTGCTCCCGCAAGCTCCAGGTGCTCTGA
- the NCL gene encoding nucleolin, whose translation MVKLAKAGKNQGDPKKMAPPPKEVEEDSEDEEMSDDEEDESSGEEVIIPQKKGKKATTTPAKKVMVSPPRRIMVVAPAKKTVVTAGKKAAAMPTPGKKAAVTPAKAVATPGKKGGTPGKAWVATPGKKGAATPAKGAKNGKNAKKEDSDEEDDEDSEEDDEEDEDEDEELKPAVMKAAAVAPASDDEDDEEDDDEDDEDDEDDDEEDDSDEEPMELALAKGTKAPPKALLVKAKSTAEDEDEEEEDDEEEDDDDEEEDDEEEDDEEEEEDDEEEEEPVKEAPGKRKKEMAKQKAAPEAKKQKVEGTEPTTAFNLFVGNLNFSKSAPELKTGISDVFAKNDLAVVDVRIGVSRKFGYVDFESAEDLEKALELTGLKVFGNEIKLEKPKGKDSKKDRDARTLLAKNLPYKVTQEELKEVFEDAAEIRLVSKDGKSKGIAYIEFKTEADAEKTLEEKQGTEIDGRSISLYYTGEKGQSQDYRGGKNSTWSGESKTLVLSNLSYSATEETLQEVFEKATFIKVPQNQNGKSKGYAFIEFASFEDAKEALNSCNKREIEGRAIRLELQGPRGSPNARSQPSKTLFVKGLSEETTEETLKESFDGSVRARIVTDRETGSSKGFGFVDFNSEEDAKAAKEAMEDGEIDGNKVTLDWAKPKGEGGFGGRGGGRGGFGGRGGGRGGRGGFGGRGRGGFGGRGGFRGGRGGGGDHKPQGKKTKFE comes from the exons GCTGGTAAAAATCAAGGTGACCCCAAGAAAATGGCTCCTCCTCCAAAGGAGGTAGAAGAAGATAGTGAAGATGAGGAAATGTCAGATGACGAAGAAGATGAAAGCAGTGGAGAAGAG gtTATCATTCCTCAGAAAAAAGGCAAGAAGGCTACCACAACTCCAGCAAAGAAGGTGATGGTTTCTCCACCAAGAAGGATTATGGTCGTCGCACCAGCCAAGAAGACAGTTGTCACTGCTGGCAAAAAGGCAGCGGCTATGCCGACCCCTGGCAAAAAGGCAGCGGTTACACCAGCCAAAGCAGTAGCCACACCTGGCAAGAAGGGAGGCACACCAGGCAAAGCGTGGGTCGCAACTCCTGGTAAAAAGGGAGCAGCCACCCCTGCCAAGGGAGCAAAGAATGGTAAGAATGCCAAGAAGGAAGACAGTGATGAGGAAGACGACGAAGATAGTGAAGAGGATGACGAGGAGGATGAGGATGAAGATGAGGAATTGAAGCCAGCAGTGATGAAAGCGGCTGCTGTTGCTCCTGCCTcagatgatgaggatgatgaggAAGATGACGATGAGGACGATGAAGATGATGAGGATGACGACGAAGAGGATG ACTCGGATGAAGAGCCTATGGAGCTGGCACTAGCCAAAGGTACGAAAGCTCCTCCAAAAGCGCTTCTCGTGAAGGCCAAGAGCAcagctgaggatgaggatgaagaggaggaggatgatgAAGAGGAGGATGACGACGATGAAGAAGAGGATGATGAGGAAGAGGatgatgaggaggaagaggaggacgatGAAGAGGAGGAAG AGCCAGTCAAAGAAGCACCTGGAAAACGAAAGAAGGAAATGGCCAAACAGAAAGCTGCTCCTGAAGCCAAGAAACAGAAGGTGGAAG GCACAGAACCAACTACGGCTTTCAATCTCTTTGTTGGGAACCTGAACTTCAGCAAATCTGCTCCTGAATTAAAAACGGGTATCAGTGATGTTTTTGCTAAAAATGATCTTGCTGTTGTGGATGTCAGAATTGGTGTGTCCAG GAAGTTCGGCTATGTGGATTTTGAGTCAGCTGAAGACCTGGAAAAAGCCTTGGAACTCACTGGTTTAAAAGTCTTTGGCAATGAAATTAAACTAGAAAAACCAAAGGGAAAGGATAGTAAAAAAG ATCGAGATGCAAGAACACTTTTGGCTAAAAATCTGCCTTACAAAGTTACTCAGGAAGAATTGAAGGAAGTGTTTGAAGATGCTGCGGAGATCAGACTAGTCAGCAAGGATGGAAAGAGTAAAGG GATTGCTTATATTGAATTTAAGACAGAGGCTGATGCAGAGAAAACCTTGGAAGAAAAACAGGGAACAGAAATAGATGGGCGATCTATATCCCTATATTACACCGGAGAGAAAGGTCAAAGTCAAGACTACAGAGGTGGAAAGAATAGCACTTGGAGTG GTGAATCAAAAACTCTGGTTTTAAGCAATCTCTCCTACAGTGCAACAGAAGAAACTCTTCAGGAAGTATTTGAGAAGGCTACTTTTATCAAAGTACCCCAGAACCAAAATGGCAAATCTAAAGg GTATGCATTTATAGAATTTGCTTCATTTGAAGATGCTAAAGAAGCTTTAAATTCctgtaataaaagagaaattgaggGCAGAGCAATCAGGCTGGAATTGCAAGGACCCAGGGGATCACCTAATGCAAGAAGCC AACCATCCAAAACTCTGTTTGTCAAAGGTCTGTCGGAGGAGACTACAGAAGAGACATTAAAGGAGTCTTTTGATGGCTCTGTTCGGGCAAGGATAGTCACTGACAGGGAGACTGGCTCTTCCAAAGG GTTTGGTTTTGTAGACTTCAACAGTGAGGAAGATGCCAAAGCTGCTAAGGAGGCCATGGAAGATGGGGAAATTGATGGAAACAAAGTTACTTTGGACTGGGCCAAGCCTAAGGGTGAAGGTGGCTTCGGAGGCCGCGGTGGAGGCCGAGGTGGCTTTGGAGGGCGAGGCGGCGGCAGAGGAGGCCGAGGCGGGTTTGGTGGCCGAGGTCGGGGCGGTTTTGGAG GTCGGGGAGGCTTCCGAGGAGGCAGAGGCGGCGGCGGAGACCACAAGCCACAAGGAAAGAAGACGAAGTTTGAATAG